Proteins encoded by one window of Rhodamnia argentea isolate NSW1041297 chromosome 6, ASM2092103v1, whole genome shotgun sequence:
- the LOC115746003 gene encoding meiotic recombination protein DMC1 homolog, translated as MNSSFKVEEQSQLQIVEREDVDDEDDLFETIDKLISQGINAGDVKKLQDAGIYTCSGLMMHTKKHLTGIKGLSEAKVDKICEAVEKIVNFGYITGSDALIRRKSVVRITTGSQALDELLGGGIETRAITETFGEFRSGKTQLAHTLCVSTQLPTHMRGGNGKVAYIDTEGTFRPDRIVPIAERFGMDPGAVLDNIIYARAYTYEHQYNLLLGLAAKMSEEPFRLLIVDSVIALFRVDFTGRGELAERQQKLAQMLSRLIKIAEEFNVAVYMTNQVVADPGGGVFISDPKKPAGGHVLAHAATIRLMFRKGKGEQRVCKVFDAPNLPEAEAVFQITPGGIADAKD; from the exons ATGAATTCATCTTTCAA AGTCGAAGAGCAGAGCCAACTGCAGATCGTGGAAAGAGAAGACGTCGACGACGAAGATGACCTGTTCGAGACAATCGACAAAC TTATATCTCAGGGAATAAATGCTGGAGATGTGAAAAAGCTACAGGATGCAGGAATCTACACTTGCAGTGGCTTGATGATGCATACAAAGAAG CACCTAACTGGAATCAAAGGTTTATCTGAAGCAAAAGTTGACAAGATATGTGAAGCAGTTGAAAAGATAGTG AATTTTGGTTATATTACTGGAAGTGATGCTCTTATCAGA AGAAAGTCAGTTGTTCGCATAACAACTGGAAGCCAAGCCCTCGATGAGCTTTTAGGCG GTGGTATTGAAACTCGAGCAATTACAGAAACATTTGGTGAATTTCG GTCTGGAAAAACACAGCTTGCACATACCCTCTGTGTTTCTACCCAG CTGCCAACTCACATGAGAGGAGGGAATGGGAAGGTAGCTTATATAGACACAGAAGGAACTTT TCGCCCTGATCGTATTGTACCAATAGCAGAGAGATTTGGCATGGATCCTGGTGCAGTCCTAGATAAT ATCATTTATGCTCGTGCCTATACTTATGAACATCAATACAACTTGCTTCTTGGTTTGGCTGCCAAAATGTCTGAAGAACCATTTAGGTTACTG ATTGTGGATTCAGTGATCGCTCTCTTCCGAGTGGATTTTACTGGAAGAGGAGAACTTGCAGAGCGCCAG caaaaattggcacaaatgctcTCACGTTTAATTAAGATAGCCGAGGAGTTTAACGTCGCAGTCTACATGACCAACCAAG TCGTAGCTGATCCAGGTGGTGGCGTTTTCATATCAGACCCAAAGAAACCTGCAGGTGGGCATGTTCTGGCTCATGCTGCCACAATCAGGTTGATGTTTAGGAAAGGCAAAGGTGAGCAGCGTGTTTGCAAGGTGTTCGATGCCCCAAACCTACCTGAAGCTGAAGCT GTTTTTCAGATAACACCAGGAGGCATAGCTGATGCAAAGGACTAG